A window of the Alnus glutinosa chromosome 4, dhAlnGlut1.1, whole genome shotgun sequence genome harbors these coding sequences:
- the LOC133867051 gene encoding uncharacterized protein LOC133867051, producing the protein MGGCKEEMRMEGYSVVCPKPRRLDMGLFDPSFHDHNFRPSSFRWPINHQMETGDSEAGTELLDIILTKGNYAEKSCNQEASSPPFFCGSPPSRASNPVIQDEQFGNENVTPFSPVAPPSPSARKGRGCVRVKFGHKPATVRVEGFDCLSTDRRNCSISAVA; encoded by the exons ATGGGAGGCTGCAAGGAGGAGATGAGGATGGAGGGTTACTCGGTGGTATGTCCTAAGCCACGTCGTTTGGATATGGGCCTCTTTGATCCCTCCTTTCACGATCACAACTTCAGACCCTCCTCCTTCAGATGGCCCATCAA TCATCAAATGGAGACCGGAGATTCAGAAGCAGGGACAGAGCTTTTGGATATCATTCTCACTAAG GGAAATTATGCTGAGAAATCCTGTAACCAAGAAGCTTCTTCGCCACCATTTTTCTGTGGATCTCCACCGAGCAGGGCTTCGAACCCGGTAATCCAAGATGAGCAGTTTGGCAATGAGAATGTCACCCCTTTTTCTCCGGTGGCACCACCCTCGCCCTCCGCCCGTAAAGGCAGAGGATGTGTACGTGTGAAATTCGGCCACAAACCCGCCACAGTTCGCGTCGAAGGCTTCGATTGCCTCAGCACAGATAGGCGAAATTGTAGCATCTCTGCTGTGGCTTAA